Proteins found in one Oryza glaberrima chromosome 4, OglaRS2, whole genome shotgun sequence genomic segment:
- the LOC127772254 gene encoding fasciclin-like arabinogalactan protein 8: MVTAQTQLLFFFEDSTQHLNPSKTKVQQAKNPRPEKAKTPTRRTLLSFLSPTCHTTPHNTTTAAMAATDRRLLFLLAASLAVAAVSSHNITDILDGYPEYSLYNSYLSQTKVCDEINSRSTVTCLVLTNGAMSSLVSNLSLADIKNALRLLTLLDYYDTKKLHSLSDGSELTTTLYQTTGDASGNMGHVNITNLRGGKVGFASAAPGSKFQATYTKSVKQEPYNLSVLEVSDPITFPGLFDSPSAASTNLTALLEKAGCKQFARLIVSSGVMKMYQAAMDKALTLFAPNDDAFQAKGLPDLSKLTSAELVTLLQYHALPQYAPKASLKTIKGHIQTLASTGAGKYDLSVVTKGDDVSMDTGMDKSRVASTVLDDTPTVIHTVDSVLLPPELFGGAPSPAPAPGPASDVPAASPAPEGSSPAPSPKAAGKKKKKGKSPSHSPPAPPADTPDMSPADAPAGEEAADKAEKKNGATAAATSVAATVASAAALLAASFL; the protein is encoded by the coding sequence ATGGTCACGGCACAAACTcaacttctctttttctttgaagACTCAACCCAACACCTGAACCCCTCCAAGACCAAAGTCCAACAGGCCAAAAACCCACGCCCAGAAAAAGCTAAAACCCCAACACGGCGCACACtactctccttcctctccccaaCGTGTCACACCACACCACacaacaccaccaccgccgccatggccgccaccgaCCGCCGCCTGCTCTTCCTCCtggccgcctccctcgccgtcgcggcggtcAGCTCCCACAACATCACGGACATCCTCGACGGCTACCCGGAGTACTCGCTGTACAACAGCTACCTCTCCCAGACCAAGGTGTGCGACGAGATCAACAGCCGGAGCACAGTCACCTGCCTCGTGCTCACCAACGGCGCCATGTCCTCCCTCGTCTCCAACCTCTCCCTCGCCGACATCAAGAACGCGCTCCGCCTCCTCACCCTCCTCGACTACTACGACACCAAGAAGCTGCACTCCCTCAGCGACGGCTCCGAGCTCACCACCACGCTGTACCAGACCACCGGCGACGCCTCCGGTAACATGGGCCACGTCAACATCACCAACCTGCGCGGCGGCAAGGTTGggttcgcctccgccgcgcccggcTCCAAGTTCCAGGCCACCTACACCAAGTCCGTCAAGCAGGAGCCGTACAACCTCTCCGTTCTTGAGGTCTCCGACCCCATCACCTTCCCCGGCCTCTTCGACTCCCCGTCGGCCGCGTCGACCAACCTCACCGCGCTTCTTGAGAAGGCCGGGTGCAAGCAGTTCGCGCGGCTCATCGTGTCGTCCGGGGTGATGAAGATGTACCAGGCGGCCATGGACAAGGCGCTGACGCTGTTCGCGCCCAACGACGACGCGTTCCAGGCCAAGGGCCTGCCGGATCTGAGCAAGCTGACCAGCGCCGAGCTGGTGACGCTTCTGCAGTACCACGCCTTGCCGCAGTACGCGCCCAAGGCGTCGCTCAAGACCATCAAGGGCCACATCCAGACCCTGGCCTCCACCGGAGCGGGTAAGTACGACCTCTCCGTCGTCACTAAGGGCGACGACGTGTCCATGGACACCGGCATGGACAAGTCCCGCGTCGCGTCCACCGTGCTGGACGACACCCCGACGGTTATCCACACGGTGGACAGCGTGCTGCTGCCGCCAGAGCTCTTCGGTGGCGCACCTtcccccgcgccggcgcccggACCGGCAAGCGATGTGCCAGCCGCTTCTCCCGCGCCAGAaggctcctcgccggcgccctcccccaAGGCGGCGggcaagaagaaaaagaagggcaAGTCGCCTTCCCATTCCCCACCCGCGCCTCCGGCCGACACGCCTGACATGTCGCCCGCCGACGCGCCCGCGGGAGAAGAGGCTGCAGACAAAGCCGAGAAGAAGAacggcgccaccgcggcggccacgAGCGTTGCGGCCACtgtggcctccgccgccgctcttctCGCCGCGTCGTTCTTGTGA